TGGGAGTCGGAATGATGGCCATGGCCATGGCGGGCGCGTTGTACGCGGCGGATGTCCCTGCCAAAACCAAAGTCTGCCCAATGGGGCCGGGTTGCGGCCTTGGTCCGGGGGCGGCTTGCGGACGGGGGCCGGCTTTTTGTGGCGGCAATGCGGCCGGCCAAGGCCAGAAAAAACAGGCTGCCCCGCCTGCCGCCAAAGGCCGTCACGGCGGAAAAGGCGTTGACCAGAAACCGGGTTGCGGGCTGGGGCCTGGGGCGGGTTGCGGCAAGGGCCCCATGTGGTGCCGCCAGAACGAAGCCTGATTCGGCTCAGGCCGCTCAAGGCAGCTCCTTGAGCCGCACGTTGCGGATTTGTACGTGACTGCCGCCCCGGCTCAATTCCTGGAAGCCAATGTGGCCAAATTTGGGGCGATCCTTGATGGGCGGGGCCAGGGTGCCATCGTGCCGTTTGACCTCCTGTTTTTGTTCTTCCAGGTTGAGGTCTTGGATGACTTCCCCATTAAGGACGACATGCAAATGTGATCCGTTCAGGGTGATGCGGTATTTGTTCCATTCCGTGGGGCGATACACCTGTTTGCGCGGCGCCACGGCCCGATAAAGGCCGCCGGTCAACTCCGAGTCTTTCGCTTCGGGGTTGTAACGGAAATCGGCCATCTGCAACTCCATGCCGTCGAAGGCGGGATCCCCAAAAAGGGGTGCGCGCAAGGCACAACCGCTGTTGCCGGTTTCTCCCAGTTTGAATTCAAACTCGAGGATGAAATTGGTGTACTGACGCTCGCTCACCAGCCAGGTGCCGCGGGTGGTGCTGCCATGCAATATGCCCTGCTCGACCCGCCATACCGCCCCCGTGGGGCCGGGTTTGGCCAGGTCATTCCATTGGGTGACCTTCCACCCCTTGGGAATCCCATCTTCACGAAAAAGGAGGGTAAATCCTTCGTTGTCCACCGGACCCGTCTGCGCGGGCGCCGGGGCCGGCCAGAGGACCAGTCCACCGAGGAGTGCGGTGCAAAAACATGTCCAGCGCAGCAGGCCCTGCGCCGGCGCGGTGATGTTAAAAGGCAGAATTTTCATTTTGTGGACGTAGTTTTCTTATATCATTGAACCCCTGCAGGCCGCAGGCGTCGAGTTTTATTGTCGCACGTCCAGGGCCACCACCTGCCCGGCGGCGTTGCGGCAGTAGATACGGCCCTGGGACAAAACGGGGGTGGTCCAGCAGCGTCCGCTCAGCACTTTGGCGCGGGCCAGGGGGGTGAATTTTTGCGGGGTGGCCTGCACAATGAGTAATTCTCCCTTCTCACCCTGTACGATGAGCTTGCCCTCGGCGGCCATCAAAGCGCCCAGCCCCACCGAGCTTTCCTGCCACTTGACCTGGCCGGTGGCCCATTCCATGCACATGAGATAGCTGGCCTGGCCGGATTCGCCGGTGGTGCCGTACAAATGGCCGTCAATTAAAACGCAGGTATTGAAATGGTTGCGCATGTACTTGTTGGCATAAACCTGGCGCACCTTTCCCTGATTAAACTCAATCAGGGCGCACCCTTTGCCGTAGGAGGAGGAGAGGAACATCTGGTTGCCCGAGACAATGGGATCGGCGGCATTGACATCGTAGCGGGTTTCCCACGGGAAGCGCCAGGCCTCTTTGCCGGATTGCGGGTCCAGGACAAAAAGCGTTTTAGCGCCGAGCACGGCGGCCCGCGTGGCCTGGCCCTCCTGGAAGGGGACCACTGAGGCATAGCCGCAGGCTTCCTTGCCATTATCCCAGACCAACTGGCCGGTGTTCTTGTTCACGGCCATCCCGGCGGTGCCGGCGTTGAGCAGCAGCAAATCCCCCCGGACCAGCGGTGAGCTGGCAAAGCCCCACTCCGGCATTTTCATGCCCCAATCCTCCGTCAAGTGTTTGGCCCAGATCACCTTGCCCGTGGCGGCGTCCAGGCAAAATAGATGACCGCGCTTGCTCAGGGTGTACACCCGGTTGCCATCCACCGTGGGGGTCGCGCTGGTGCCACCTTCGTAGTATTTAGGGTCCAAAGGATGCCGGTAGGTGTGCCGCCAGAGGATTTTGCCCGTATCGGCCTCAAAGCAAAACACCGTGTCATTGCCCTCGGCATTGCCCGTGGTGTAAACCCGCCCTGCACTCACGGAGAAAGAAGCGAAACCGGTACCCACCTGGGCGGTCCACAGTCTTTTGGGGCCTTCCGCCGGCCAGGTGCTGCGCCAGCCGGTCTCCTTGGAAATGCCATTCAAATCGGGGCCGCGCCAGCGGTACCAGTCCACTCCGGCCCCCAGAAGCGGCAACCCGGCCAGGCAGGCCGCCACCGACGTTATCCACGCTAATTTTTTCATGGCTTTACAGTAGAAGTGCATCCCCCTGACGTCAATGACAGAGAAAGTCCCTGCAAGATGGGAGGCCCTGGATCGTCCTCCTCCTCTGCGGCCTTCGCGCCGGGCGCGGCGGCCTCTGGCCGGGGGCGGAGCTTTGGCTGGGCCAATAACTGCAAGCCCAGGAACCGCATCGCCACCCGATACCGCTTGAATTTCCGCATTTTATCGGTATCGTGTCCCTCAAACATGCCATTACTGGCCGGCAGTTCAGATTTGCGCGCCAAACGCCGCTGGTGGCGGATTAGTTTGGTGGTGCTGGTGTTGGGATTCTCTCCTTCGCTGTTCTATTATTTTCTCGGCCTCTGGCAGCGCGAGCATTACCAATTTTTCCCGCTGGCCATCGCTGGGGCTATTTATCTGGCCCGGCGGGATTTGGCGGGGGAAAACGAGACGGTGACGCGGCCGTGGTGGGGGCTGGCGGTGGGTTTGTGCGCGTTGGCAGGCTACGCGGCGTCGGCGTGGCTTTGGTCACCGTGGCTGGGGTATTTGAGCTTTCTAACGGCGCTGGCCGCCTTGTTGCTGGTAGTGGGAGGATGGCCCCTGGTGCGGGCCGCGGTTCCGGCCTTCATCATGATGGCCACCATCATCCGGCCGCCCATGAATCTGGACACCGAGCTGGCGCTCAAGCTGCGGTATGTGGCGGTGGGGTTGAGCACGTATTTGCTGGATTTTGTGCGGGTGCCGCACTTTGTGAATGGGGTGGTGATCGAGATTCCCTGGGATCGCCTGCTGGTGGAGGAGGCCTGCAGCGGCATCAATTCCACTTTCTTTGTCTTTGCCTTCGCGGTTTTCCAGTCCTTGCGCATGAAACGGCGCTGGCCCCACGGGGTGCTGTTGGTGTTGCTGGGATTCAGCTTTGTCATTCTAGGCAATGTGGTGCGCATTACGGCGGGGGCCTTTTTCCGGTATCGCTATGGCATTGATTTGCTGACGGGATGGTCGCACGAGGTGTTTGGGCTGGTGTTGTTTGTGGCCTACATCGTTTTGATTTTGAGTGCCGATGCCTTGTTGTCCTTGTGTCTGGGGGGCTTGGAAGAAGCTCCCGCCAGCAAGAGTGTCATCTGGAGTGAACTCCTCAACCGCTGGCTTGGCCCCCAGATGTCGCTTAACGCCGTGCGCGGTTGCGCCTTAATGGCGCTGGTGTTTTTGGGAGTGGGGGCGGCGCAGATGGTGCTGGCCACGCAACAAATTAACAAACCCAAAATCCTGGTGCCCTCCCGCCTCAAACCGGGGGCGCATTTTGTCCTGCCCGAATTTGTGGCCGGCTGGCGCAACAGCACGGGCAAGATCCCCATGGGCACGCAGCATTACATCCAAATTGGGGCCATTCATTCGCAGGTGTGGACGCTGGAGAAAGGGGGGCTGCAGCTTTTGGTGGCGTTGAGCTATCCCTATCACGGCTGGCATGATCTGAATTATTGCTACAGCGGCCATGGATGGAAGCTGACCGACCCTGTGTTTCGCACCGATGGCGTGAGCGACAAGCAAAGCATCATTGAGGTGGAGATGAGCCGCAAGCCCATGCACAACGCCTATCTGTTGTACAGCGCCTTCACTGAAGACGGCGAGTGGCAGCCCCCCGGGCGGCTGGAAAAGCGGTTCAGCATCCGTCCGGATGTGGATGAGGACATCCGCACCACCTACCAGGTGCAGCTCCTCTACATGGGTTACGCGCCTTTGCCCCCGGAAGAAAAGGCCGAGGTGCTGCAATTATTCCTGGAAGTGCGCAAACTGCTGATGCAGCAGGTGTATGAGCAACTGGTGCCCAGCACCGCCAAATCCATCCCCACCCGCAAATGATTGAGCGCATCCGCAATAACTGGCAGGAGGCCTGGCAGGGCCGCGGCCCGTGGGCGCGCTACGTGCGGGCCCTTTTCCGGGCATGGGACACGCTCCTCGCTGTGCTGCTCTTTGTGCCGCGGTTTGTCTGGCGCGGGCTGTTGCGGGTATTTGAGGCGCTGGAAAACTTCTCCCTGCGAGCTCTTATCTTTGGTGAGGACGGCGGGGGCTATGGTTATGGCTACGGCTATGGCTACGGTTACGGTTACGGCTATGGCAGTGGCAAACCAAAACCCCGGCGCAAGTGGTACAACCCGCTGGTGTGGATTGCAGCGGTCTGGCGGCTTTTCAGCACCATCACCCGCGCGTTTTTTGGGTTTCGCACCGACGGCATGGTGCCGGGTGTGGTGGCAGATGGTTATGGCCGCACCCGCGCAAAGTTGGAGAGTGCGGTGGACAAGCACCGTCTGCTCCTCAAACTCAAAGCCGCGCCGGCCGTCCTGACGATTCTGGGCTGGCTGGGCATCCTCGGATTGGTGGTCTGGTTCACCCCGGCCCGCATTGAAGCGCGTTACACCAAATGGGCGGATGATGCCTACAATATGGGGAATTTGCCGCGGGCGCGGGTGGCCAGCGAACGGCTGTTGCAGCTAGAAAGCACCAATCAACCGGCCCATTTGTTGCGGTTGGCGCGCAATCTGGCGGCCATGGGCTATGCGGACGACGCCCTGACCCTGGCCAGCCGCACGCCCCGGGAGCAGGGGGGCCTGGCCGAAATGCAAATTGAAGTGGCCGAAAATATCATCGGCAATCCCGGCGCCTCTTCCATCATGCTGCATCATGCGGAGCGGTATTTGCTGGAGTTGTTTGCTGGCAAACCAGATCAGGCGGATGCCGCAGTTTTGCTGGGCCGTTATTATTACCGGCTGGGGGACTGGGAGGAGGCCCGCTGGTATTTGAAACGGGCTTTTCCCAAACGCAACGACGCCGGATTGATTCTGGCAGCCATTGAAATGGGCTATGGCAACACCTTGGCTCGTGATCGGTGGGCGTCGGCGGCCTCGGAATATTTCAAATTAAAAACCGCCACCGGCCAACCCAGAGACCCAAAGACCTGGCTGGCCCGCCGCCAATGGGCGGAAGCGGAGCTGATTCAGGGCAACCTGACCAACGCCCTGAGCATTCTCAACGAAGGCATCGCCACCACCGGCCACAAGATTTACCATCGCATGGCCGCCAGCATTTATTGTGATTTGGTCAAGCGCAGTTGGGCCATGGACCCTACTAATCACTGGCAGCGCCTGGAATGGATGCGGACCGGCCTGAATCATGATCCCCAAAATGAATTTTTGCTGCGCACGCTGGCCGCCACGGCCAATAGCCAGGTTCCCACCGCCGAGGCGGCGCTCTCCCTGGCCCGGGACTTGGGTGCCGTGGCCGCCAACCGCCCCATGGTCTATTATTACCTGGGCATGGATTTGTATAGCCGCGGCCAGGAGCAGGGCGCGCGCAGCCATCTGGAGGTGGCGCATCTGGGGCAGCCGGACAACCCGGTGGTGGCTAACAACTTTGCTTATTTGGTTACCATCACCGAGCCCCCCGATCCTACCCGTGGGTTGAACATCATAAACACCGTCATCCAGCGGCACCCGCGCGAGCTGGTTTTCCGCGAAACGCGCGGCCAGATCTTACTAAAAATGCAGCGCTGGCAGGATGCACTGGCGGATCTGGAGGCGGCCCGGCCATTATTTCAAAGCAACTCCGTTTTCCATGCCAGTATGGCCAAAGCCTATGCCGGCTTGGGGCAGATGGACCTCAGCCGGCAGCACGAGAACCTGGCCAGCCAACTGCGGGCGGAGGAATTGCGCGCCCGCACCGCACAAAATCCTTGATCCCGCCATGGCCCGGCCATTTGCCTCTTGAGCGGCCAGCCTGGGGGTAGTGCGGCAACATCGGCCGCAGACAACAACGGGCAGGCTTGCCAAAAAGCGAGGGGTTTGGGAGGGTAGGGCCATGAAATCCAGTGTTCCCGTGCAGTCGGCAGCCGGCCTTTCACGGCGGCAATGGTTGATCCTTGGTGGCTTGCTGGGTCTAGGGGCGGGTTTGGGCCGCCTTTGCGCGGCGGAGGGGCAGGCAGGCCGCCGCAAAATGCGCATGGCGCTGACCCCGGGCAGCATCGGCGTGCGGGCCAATCAAGTCGAGGCCATTCAACTGGCTGCTAAATACGGCTTTGAGGCTGTGGAGCCGTATGCCGGTTATCTGGCCGGGCTTTCCGATGAGGGTCTGAAAGCCTTGCGCGACGAAATGGCCAAGCATCATTTGACCTGGGCCGCCGCTGGTTTTCCGTTGCAGTTCCGCGGGGAGGAAGCGGCTTATCAAGCCAGTCTGAAGGAGCTGCCCAAGACGGCCGCCGCCTTGCAGCGGGCGGGCGTCGAGCGGATGGGCACCTGGCTTTTCCCCACGCACGCCACGCTAAGCCGGCAGGAGAATTGGGAGCGGCATGCCCTGCGCCTGCGTGAGGGGGCGCGGATTTTGGGTGAGCATGGCCTGCGTCTGGGGCTGGAATATGTGGGCACGCGGAGCGCCCGTGCCGGCAACCGGCAAGTCTTTATTTACAATTTGAAGGACACCCTGGCTTTGATTCGAGATATTGGCCAGCCGAATGTCGGCGTCATTTTGGACAGTTGGCATTGGTGGCAGGCCGGCGAAACGGCGGAGGATTTGCGGCAGCTAAAAAACAAGGATGTGGTCTCGGTGGATCTGAACGATGCCCCCGCCGGCCTGGCCATCGAACAGCAACAGGATGGACGGCGGGAACTGCCTCTGGCTACGGGAGTCATCCCGGTGGCCGATTTTCTCAAGGCTTTGATGCAGATGCAGTATGACGGTCCGGTCCGGGCCGAACCGTTCAATCAGGCACTCAATGATCTGGATAATGATGCGGCGTGTGCTGCCGTGGCGGCGGCCATGAAGAAGGCCTTTTCCTTGGTGGATTGATTGCCTGGCTGGCGTCATGCGCGTGTGAGTCCTGAGGAGGGCTCCTTCAACCTTTTCCTTCGGGGGGCAGGACCCGCCTCCCGCAGGCAGTGTCCCGACGTTTGATGCCGGTCAATTTCATTTTGGTTTCGTAAGGGTACGTATTATTTTTACTGCTTATGAGTAATGTAACGGTGCCGGTTTCGATACACGATCCAATCAACGAAAAGATTTTGGTCATCAGTGAAGACCGCGTGCAGGGATTCCAGCGGGATCCGTTGGGCGAAATCTCCCGGATGTCGGGGGTGGATCGT
This sequence is a window from Verrucomicrobiia bacterium. Protein-coding genes within it:
- a CDS encoding sugar phosphate isomerase/epimerase, which codes for MALTPGSIGVRANQVEAIQLAAKYGFEAVEPYAGYLAGLSDEGLKALRDEMAKHHLTWAAAGFPLQFRGEEAAYQASLKELPKTAAALQRAGVERMGTWLFPTHATLSRQENWERHALRLREGARILGEHGLRLGLEYVGTRSARAGNRQVFIYNLKDTLALIRDIGQPNVGVILDSWHWWQAGETAEDLRQLKNKDVVSVDLNDAPAGLAIEQQQDGRRELPLATGVIPVADFLKALMQMQYDGPVRAEPFNQALNDLDNDAACAAVAAAMKKAFSLVD
- a CDS encoding DUF1080 domain-containing protein: MKILPFNITAPAQGLLRWTCFCTALLGGLVLWPAPAPAQTGPVDNEGFTLLFREDGIPKGWKVTQWNDLAKPGPTGAVWRVEQGILHGSTTRGTWLVSERQYTNFILEFEFKLGETGNSGCALRAPLFGDPAFDGMELQMADFRYNPEAKDSELTGGLYRAVAPRKQVYRPTEWNKYRITLNGSHLHVVLNGEVIQDLNLEEQKQEVKRHDGTLAPPIKDRPKFGHIGFQELSRGGSHVQIRNVRLKELP
- the xrtU gene encoding exosortase U encodes the protein MPLLAGSSDLRAKRRWWRISLVVLVLGFSPSLFYYFLGLWQREHYQFFPLAIAGAIYLARRDLAGENETVTRPWWGLAVGLCALAGYAASAWLWSPWLGYLSFLTALAALLLVVGGWPLVRAAVPAFIMMATIIRPPMNLDTELALKLRYVAVGLSTYLLDFVRVPHFVNGVVIEIPWDRLLVEEACSGINSTFFVFAFAVFQSLRMKRRWPHGVLLVLLGFSFVILGNVVRITAGAFFRYRYGIDLLTGWSHEVFGLVLFVAYIVLILSADALLSLCLGGLEEAPASKSVIWSELLNRWLGPQMSLNAVRGCALMALVFLGVGAAQMVLATQQINKPKILVPSRLKPGAHFVLPEFVAGWRNSTGKIPMGTQHYIQIGAIHSQVWTLEKGGLQLLVALSYPYHGWHDLNYCYSGHGWKLTDPVFRTDGVSDKQSIIEVEMSRKPMHNAYLLYSAFTEDGEWQPPGRLEKRFSIRPDVDEDIRTTYQVQLLYMGYAPLPPEEKAEVLQLFLEVRKLLMQQVYEQLVPSTAKSIPTRK
- a CDS encoding PQQ-like beta-propeller repeat protein produces the protein MKKLAWITSVAACLAGLPLLGAGVDWYRWRGPDLNGISKETGWRSTWPAEGPKRLWTAQVGTGFASFSVSAGRVYTTGNAEGNDTVFCFEADTGKILWRHTYRHPLDPKYYEGGTSATPTVDGNRVYTLSKRGHLFCLDAATGKVIWAKHLTEDWGMKMPEWGFASSPLVRGDLLLLNAGTAGMAVNKNTGQLVWDNGKEACGYASVVPFQEGQATRAAVLGAKTLFVLDPQSGKEAWRFPWETRYDVNAADPIVSGNQMFLSSSYGKGCALIEFNQGKVRQVYANKYMRNHFNTCVLIDGHLYGTTGESGQASYLMCMEWATGQVKWQESSVGLGALMAAEGKLIVQGEKGELLIVQATPQKFTPLARAKVLSGRCWTTPVLSQGRIYCRNAAGQVVALDVRQ